Proteins encoded together in one Miscanthus floridulus cultivar M001 chromosome 16, ASM1932011v1, whole genome shotgun sequence window:
- the LOC136513942 gene encoding uncharacterized protein gives MDGKNFSNKQQAEQKNPDAVTDSVPSQSQEALNPFPDSDDGNTSPFNGHEADVNMEAAISTEDVIRAGGFGAKDNIGSLLPTAIDSTDFEALLRDARDFEGEEEAPAHPGLGRKGEKADDGSKLSSVAQLQPSENLLFCHMCLESFLAYELFVTMFCV, from the coding sequence ATGGATGGGAAGAACTTCAGCAATAAACAGCAAgctgaacaaaagaacccggatgcAGTGACAGACAGTGTTCCAAGCCAATCTCAAGAGGCCTTGAATCCGTTTCCAGATTCAGATGATGGAAACACCAGTCCGTTCAATGGCCATGAGGCTGATGTGAACATGGAAGCTGCCATCTCGACTGAGGACGTCATACGAGCTGGTGGGTTCGGAGCGAAGGACAACATTGGTAGCCTCCTCCCGACAGCAATTGATTCTACCGATTTCGAGGCCTTGCTGCGGGACGCCCGCGATTTCGAAGGCGAGGAAGAGGCGCCAGCACATCCTGGACTAGGACGGAAGGGGGAGAAGGCTGATGATGGAAGCAAACTGTCTTCTGTAGCCCAGCTCCAGCCTTCAGAAAACCTTCTTTTCTGCCATATGTGTCTGGAGAGCTTCCTTGCGTATGAACTTTTTGTCACAATGTTTTGTGTGTAA
- the LOC136513727 gene encoding putative glucan endo-1,3-beta-glucosidase GVI isoform X1 yields MTACGGGARMTAAAAAATMRMAKPWVIACSFLLSLATFQGAEGAIGVNYGMVANNLPAPEQVISMYKAKNINYVRLFHPDTSVLNALRGSGIGVVLGTLNEDLPRLASVPSYAASWVATNVQPFAGTVQFRYINAGNEVIPGDTAAQVLPAMQNLESALRSAGVTGVPVTTAVATSVLGTSYPPSQGAFSEAAAPVMAPIVSYLSSRGAPLLVNVYPYFAYSGSGGQVALGYALLSADAGGAVSSVTDGGVVYTNMFDAIVDATHAAVEKAGVQGLELVVSETGWPSGGGGDGATVENAAAYNNNVVRHVGGGTPRRPGKAVETYLFAMFNENGKAEGVEQHFGLFQPDMSEVYHVDFTAGSS; encoded by the exons ATGACGGCGTGcggtggtggtgcgaggatgACGGCTGCCGCTGCCGCGGCGACGATGAGGATGGCTAAGCCATGGGTTATTGCCTGCAGCTTCTTGCTCTCCTTGGCGACCTTCCAGG GAGCTGAGGGTGCGATTGGCGTGAACTACGGCATGGTCGCCAACAACCTGCCGGCGCCGGAGCAGGTGATCTCCATGTACAAGGCCAAGAACATCAACTACGTGCGGCTGTTCCACCCGGACACGTCCGTGCTGAACGCGCTCCGCGGCTCCGGCATCGGCGTCGTCCTGGGCACGCTGAACGAGGACCTCCCGCGCCTGGCGTCCGTCCCATCCTACGCCGCGTCGTGGGTGGCCACCAACGTGCAGCCCTTCGCGGGCACCGTCCAGTTCCGGTACATCAACGCCGGCAACGAGGTCATCCCGGGGGACACCGCGGCGCAGGTGCTCCCGGCCATGCAGAACCTGGAGTCGGCGCTCCGGTCCGCGGGGGTCACGGGAGTCCCCGTCACGACGGCCGTGGCCACGAGCGTGCTCGGCACGTCGTACCCGCCGTCCCAGGGCGCCTTCTCCGAGGCGGCCGCGCCGGTGATGGCGCCCATCGTGTCGTACCTGTCGTCCAGGGGCGCGCCGCTGCTGGTGAACGTGTACCCGTACTTCGCCTACTCGGGCAGCGGCGGGCAGGTGGCGCTCGGGTACGCGCTGCTGTCGGCGGACGCCGGCGGCGCGGTGTCGTCGGTGACGGACGGCGGGGTGGTGTACACCAACATGTTCGACGCGATCGTGGACGCGACGCACGCGGCGGTGGAGAAGGCCGGGGTGCAGGGGCTGGAGCTGGTGGTGTCGGAGACCGGGTGGccgtcgggcggcggcggcgacggcgccacCGTGGAGAACGCGGCGGCGTACAACAACAACGTGGTGCGGCACGTCGGCGGTGGCACCCCGCGGCGGCCCGGGAAGGCCGTGGAGACGTACCTGTTCGCCATGTTCAACGAGAACGGCAAGGCCGAGGGCGTGGAGCAGCACTTCGGCCTCTTCCAGCCGGACATGAGCGAGGTCTACCACGTCGACTTCACGGCGGGTTCTTCCTAG
- the LOC136513727 gene encoding putative glucan endo-1,3-beta-glucosidase GVI isoform X2 has protein sequence MVANNLPAPEQVISMYKAKNINYVRLFHPDTSVLNALRGSGIGVVLGTLNEDLPRLASVPSYAASWVATNVQPFAGTVQFRYINAGNEVIPGDTAAQVLPAMQNLESALRSAGVTGVPVTTAVATSVLGTSYPPSQGAFSEAAAPVMAPIVSYLSSRGAPLLVNVYPYFAYSGSGGQVALGYALLSADAGGAVSSVTDGGVVYTNMFDAIVDATHAAVEKAGVQGLELVVSETGWPSGGGGDGATVENAAAYNNNVVRHVGGGTPRRPGKAVETYLFAMFNENGKAEGVEQHFGLFQPDMSEVYHVDFTAGSS, from the coding sequence ATGGTCGCCAACAACCTGCCGGCGCCGGAGCAGGTGATCTCCATGTACAAGGCCAAGAACATCAACTACGTGCGGCTGTTCCACCCGGACACGTCCGTGCTGAACGCGCTCCGCGGCTCCGGCATCGGCGTCGTCCTGGGCACGCTGAACGAGGACCTCCCGCGCCTGGCGTCCGTCCCATCCTACGCCGCGTCGTGGGTGGCCACCAACGTGCAGCCCTTCGCGGGCACCGTCCAGTTCCGGTACATCAACGCCGGCAACGAGGTCATCCCGGGGGACACCGCGGCGCAGGTGCTCCCGGCCATGCAGAACCTGGAGTCGGCGCTCCGGTCCGCGGGGGTCACGGGAGTCCCCGTCACGACGGCCGTGGCCACGAGCGTGCTCGGCACGTCGTACCCGCCGTCCCAGGGCGCCTTCTCCGAGGCGGCCGCGCCGGTGATGGCGCCCATCGTGTCGTACCTGTCGTCCAGGGGCGCGCCGCTGCTGGTGAACGTGTACCCGTACTTCGCCTACTCGGGCAGCGGCGGGCAGGTGGCGCTCGGGTACGCGCTGCTGTCGGCGGACGCCGGCGGCGCGGTGTCGTCGGTGACGGACGGCGGGGTGGTGTACACCAACATGTTCGACGCGATCGTGGACGCGACGCACGCGGCGGTGGAGAAGGCCGGGGTGCAGGGGCTGGAGCTGGTGGTGTCGGAGACCGGGTGGccgtcgggcggcggcggcgacggcgccacCGTGGAGAACGCGGCGGCGTACAACAACAACGTGGTGCGGCACGTCGGCGGTGGCACCCCGCGGCGGCCCGGGAAGGCCGTGGAGACGTACCTGTTCGCCATGTTCAACGAGAACGGCAAGGCCGAGGGCGTGGAGCAGCACTTCGGCCTCTTCCAGCCGGACATGAGCGAGGTCTACCACGTCGACTTCACGGCGGGTTCTTCCTAG